One segment of Haloplanus natans DSM 17983 DNA contains the following:
- a CDS encoding 50S ribosomal protein L16, whose protein sequence is MSDKPASMYREISKPSYTRREYVTGIPGSKIAQHNMGNLQTGPEDYPVHISLEVEEECQLRHGALEASRLSANRRLLKEVGQENYKMVLRKFPHQIIRENKQATGAGADRVSDGMRQAFGKPVGTAARIGTNETVFTCYCNPEDAATVKDAFRRSYNKISPPCRIVVEKGEKLLVA, encoded by the coding sequence ATGAGCGACAAACCCGCCTCGATGTACCGGGAGATCAGCAAGCCCTCGTACACCCGACGCGAGTACGTCACGGGCATCCCGGGTTCCAAGATCGCACAGCACAACATGGGTAACCTGCAGACCGGCCCCGAGGACTACCCGGTTCACATCAGCCTCGAAGTCGAGGAGGAGTGCCAGCTCCGCCACGGCGCCCTCGAAGCCTCGCGGCTCTCCGCCAACCGCCGCCTCCTGAAGGAGGTCGGCCAGGAGAACTACAAGATGGTCCTCCGGAAGTTCCCCCACCAGATCATCCGGGAGAACAAGCAGGCGACCGGCGCGGGCGCGGACCGCGTCTCCGACGGTATGCGCCAGGCGTTCGGCAAGCCGGTCGGTACCGCCGCCCGCATCGGGACGAACGAGACGGTGTTCACCTGTTACTGCAACCCCGAGGACGCCGCCACGGTCAAAGACGCCTTCCGGCGCTCCTACAACAAGATTTCGCCGCCGTGTCGGATCGTCGTCGAGAAGGGCGAAAAGCTGCTCGTCGCCTGA
- the ppc gene encoding phosphoenolpyruvate carboxylase, which produces MDLHHRTVRQDVRELGALLGDVLEEQSSTAAFEAVEDLRTAAIDYRDGTLRTREPLRTTLGSLDSDMEAAAARAFTTYFELINLAEERERVRAIRRDEQEGRIEDSQTETVASLVERDADAETVQRVLDDVLIQPTFTAHPTEAHRKTVKAKLRAITGLLEDLDERRQTDAERGSAWNQLEAEVTSLWQTPQVRDRAPEPEDEARNVQWYLENTLFDVVGDVYADLEGTLAEEYPEVDVPKLFEFRSWAGSDRDGNPAVTVDVTSETLDRQRSVVLSKYREDLKRLSGILSQDAAWITPGDRFESSLLDDRERFPEIASEAQERYPHEFYRQKLKLMRERLERVDDVRPGGYDDADELVADLEAIDESLRLNDAESIADAYVEPVIRKVETFGFSLASLDLRDHQKNHTQTVGELLEGQGLDYRDRDEAGRIEVLTEAIMQDAPVVDLSNPGDVSDTTARVCERFAALRRWQREYGADAIDTYCISMTDEPSHVLEVLFLADQAGVVSLPEYSGLDVVPLLETERALDGARRIMGTLFENEAYSAALDCRDNTQEIMLGYSDSNKENGFLAANWSLYRNQRRLANITDEFGVTMRLFHGRGGSISRGGGPMHEAMLALPLETVTGEIKFTEQGEAIAEKYGNPRIAERNLERMLDAEARARHQALDGPVEETPEAWTDAMEAMAPAARTAYTDLLETDGFIPYFETATPITVIEDLNLGSRPASRSGERTVEDLRAIPWVFSWTQSRCIIPGWYGLATGIDAYLDDGGSMETLREMYERWPFFRTTLDNAAQAMAKTDMEIAEEYAALAPTELRERFFPRIRGEHERAVELVLEITGRDDTLRRPWLRESLDRRNPYVDPLNYLQTRLLARDERTPSEERTLRLTVKGIAAGMKSTG; this is translated from the coding sequence ATGGACTTGCACCACCGGACGGTTCGACAGGATGTCCGTGAACTCGGGGCCCTCCTCGGCGACGTACTCGAGGAGCAGTCCTCGACGGCGGCTTTCGAAGCGGTCGAAGACCTCCGCACCGCGGCCATCGACTACCGCGACGGCACGCTCCGGACGCGTGAACCACTCCGGACGACGCTGGGATCGCTCGACTCCGATATGGAGGCGGCCGCCGCCCGCGCGTTCACGACGTACTTCGAACTCATCAACCTCGCGGAGGAGCGCGAACGCGTCCGCGCCATCCGCCGCGACGAACAGGAGGGTCGCATCGAGGACAGCCAGACGGAGACGGTCGCCTCGCTGGTCGAACGCGACGCCGACGCCGAGACGGTCCAGCGTGTGCTCGACGACGTACTCATCCAGCCGACGTTCACCGCCCACCCGACCGAGGCCCACCGCAAGACGGTCAAGGCGAAACTGAGGGCGATCACCGGACTGCTCGAGGACCTCGACGAACGCCGACAGACGGACGCCGAGCGTGGGTCGGCGTGGAACCAGTTGGAGGCGGAAGTGACGAGCCTCTGGCAGACGCCGCAGGTTCGTGACCGTGCGCCGGAACCGGAAGACGAGGCGCGCAACGTCCAGTGGTATCTCGAGAACACGCTGTTCGACGTGGTGGGGGATGTCTACGCCGATCTGGAGGGCACTCTCGCCGAGGAGTATCCGGAGGTGGACGTGCCGAAGCTCTTCGAGTTCCGATCGTGGGCCGGCAGCGACCGCGACGGCAACCCCGCCGTCACCGTCGACGTGACGAGCGAGACGCTCGACCGACAGCGTTCCGTCGTCCTCTCGAAGTACCGAGAGGATCTGAAACGGCTCTCGGGCATCCTGAGCCAGGACGCGGCGTGGATCACCCCCGGCGACCGCTTCGAGTCGTCGCTTCTCGACGACCGCGAGCGCTTCCCGGAGATCGCGAGTGAGGCTCAAGAGCGGTACCCCCACGAGTTCTACCGACAGAAGCTGAAGCTGATGCGCGAACGCCTCGAACGCGTCGACGACGTGCGTCCCGGTGGCTACGACGACGCCGACGAACTCGTCGCCGACCTCGAAGCCATCGACGAGAGTCTGCGGCTCAACGACGCCGAATCCATCGCGGACGCCTACGTCGAACCCGTGATCCGGAAGGTAGAGACGTTCGGCTTCTCGCTCGCCAGCCTCGACCTGCGCGACCACCAGAAAAACCACACGCAGACAGTCGGCGAACTGCTCGAGGGGCAGGGACTCGACTACCGTGACCGCGACGAGGCGGGGCGCATCGAGGTGCTGACCGAGGCGATCATGCAAGACGCGCCGGTGGTCGACCTCTCGAACCCCGGCGACGTGAGCGACACGACCGCTCGCGTCTGTGAGCGCTTCGCGGCGCTCCGCCGCTGGCAGCGCGAGTACGGCGCCGACGCCATCGACACCTACTGCATCAGCATGACCGACGAGCCGAGTCACGTCCTCGAAGTGCTCTTTCTGGCCGATCAGGCGGGCGTCGTCTCCCTCCCCGAGTACAGCGGCCTCGACGTGGTCCCCTTGCTGGAGACCGAACGCGCCCTCGACGGCGCCCGACGCATCATGGGGACGCTGTTCGAGAACGAGGCGTATTCGGCCGCCTTGGACTGTCGCGACAACACGCAGGAGATCATGCTGGGCTACTCCGACTCCAACAAGGAAAACGGCTTCCTGGCCGCCAACTGGAGTCTCTACCGGAACCAGCGGCGCCTCGCGAACATCACCGACGAGTTCGGTGTCACGATGCGCCTGTTCCACGGCCGCGGCGGGTCCATCTCGCGGGGCGGCGGCCCGATGCACGAGGCGATGCTCGCGCTCCCCTTAGAGACCGTCACCGGCGAGATCAAGTTCACCGAACAGGGCGAAGCCATCGCCGAGAAGTACGGCAACCCTCGAATCGCCGAGCGCAACCTCGAACGGATGCTCGACGCCGAGGCCCGCGCCCGTCACCAGGCGCTCGACGGCCCGGTGGAGGAGACGCCCGAGGCGTGGACCGACGCGATGGAGGCGATGGCGCCCGCGGCGCGGACGGCCTACACCGACCTCTTAGAGACCGATGGGTTCATCCCCTACTTCGAGACGGCGACGCCCATCACGGTCATCGAGGACCTCAACCTCGGCTCGCGACCCGCCTCCCGGTCGGGCGAGCGGACCGTCGAGGACCTCCGGGCGATCCCGTGGGTGTTCTCGTGGACGCAGTCCCGCTGTATCATCCCCGGCTGGTACGGACTGGCGACGGGGATCGACGCCTACCTCGACGACGGCGGGTCGATGGAGACGCTCCGGGAGATGTACGAGAGGTGGCCCTTCTTCCGGACGACACTCGACAACGCCGCCCAGGCGATGGCGAAGACCGACATGGAGATCGCCGAGGAGTACGCGGCCCTCGCGCCGACGGAGCTTCGCGAACGCTTCTTCCCGCGCATCCGTGGGGAACACGAACGCGCCGTGGAACTCGTCTTGGAGATCACGGGCCGTGACGACACGCTCCGGCGACCGTGGCTCCGCGAGAGCCTCGACCGACGCAACCCCTACGTCGATCCGTTGAACTACTTGCAGACGCGTCTGTTGGCCCGCGACGAGCGCACGCCCTCGGAGGAGCGCACCCTCCGCCTGACGGTCAAAGGGATCGCCGCGGGGATGAAAAGCACGGGATAG
- the nucS gene encoding endonuclease NucS — MPVTTLHRPAHRDALAHLEDAFRRGDLITAFGRCRVEYDGRASSSLGPGDRLLLLKPDGSALVHTDEGRTPVNWQPPGCDHFASVRDGRLRVRSVRRSPEELLDVRFDRVHHLVTYDVTDSDDLDLYGSEADLKEHVLANPERIVPGFEPTATERETDAGPMDVFGEDADGRPVVVELKRRRVGPDAVGQLRRYVDALGRELGDGVEIRGVLVAPSVTDRAATLIEREGLEFVALDPATGRPPDDAPAE; from the coding sequence ATGCCGGTCACCACGCTCCACCGTCCGGCCCACCGCGACGCGCTGGCACACCTCGAAGACGCCTTCCGACGCGGCGACCTGATCACCGCCTTCGGCCGCTGTCGCGTCGAGTACGACGGGCGTGCATCGAGTAGCCTCGGTCCCGGCGACCGCCTCCTCCTCCTCAAACCCGACGGCTCGGCGCTGGTTCACACCGACGAGGGGCGCACGCCGGTCAACTGGCAACCGCCCGGGTGTGATCACTTCGCCAGCGTCCGCGACGGCCGCCTGCGCGTGCGGAGCGTCCGTCGCTCCCCCGAGGAACTCCTCGACGTTCGCTTCGACCGCGTCCACCACCTCGTCACCTACGACGTCACCGATTCCGACGACCTCGACCTCTACGGGAGCGAGGCCGACCTCAAAGAGCACGTACTCGCCAATCCGGAACGGATCGTCCCCGGGTTCGAACCGACCGCGACCGAACGCGAGACCGACGCCGGCCCGATGGACGTGTTCGGTGAAGACGCCGACGGGCGGCCCGTCGTCGTGGAGTTGAAGCGGCGGCGCGTCGGACCGGACGCGGTTGGCCAACTCCGCCGCTACGTCGACGCGCTCGGCCGTGAACTCGGTGATGGCGTCGAGATTCGGGGCGTCCTCGTCGCCCCCTCGGTCACCGACCGGGCGGCGACGCTCATCGAGCGCGAGGGGTTGGAGTTCGTCGCGCTCGACCCGGCGACTGGTCGGCCTCCCGACGACGCGCCCGCCGAGTAA
- a CDS encoding DICT sensory domain-containing protein, protein MGLFEIIAAVDDAEKTLTVFNPEAGVPTALREHFADRNLSIEEAESAAGPRNYAVLSSGEEFLAAIDVSDVLAPTNGVAPDFTRETYEVVLDELDETMFTSYDTQRMVAASKEIEDRAWRGAAGELHAGFQTCGRFASQADVYDHIADRGSLEVHVYAHPEGGEAFDPPAAPTLHLSTETEIHDTWFVAYDGGGVDAAKCALLAEERLPGSFYGFWTYDAETVGEIIDYLRTAYALPEADGTATDGGADER, encoded by the coding sequence ATGGGGCTGTTCGAGATCATCGCCGCGGTCGACGACGCGGAGAAGACGCTGACGGTGTTCAACCCCGAGGCGGGCGTACCGACGGCGCTCCGAGAGCATTTCGCGGACCGCAACCTCTCGATCGAGGAGGCGGAGAGCGCCGCCGGCCCCCGAAACTACGCGGTGTTGAGCAGCGGCGAGGAGTTTCTGGCCGCGATCGACGTAAGCGACGTGCTCGCCCCCACGAACGGCGTCGCCCCGGATTTCACCCGCGAGACGTACGAGGTGGTGCTCGACGAACTCGACGAGACGATGTTCACCTCCTACGACACCCAGCGGATGGTCGCCGCTTCGAAGGAAATAGAGGACCGCGCGTGGCGTGGGGCGGCGGGCGAACTCCACGCGGGCTTCCAGACCTGCGGCCGGTTCGCGTCGCAGGCCGACGTCTACGACCACATCGCCGACCGCGGCAGTCTCGAGGTCCACGTCTACGCGCATCCGGAAGGGGGCGAGGCGTTCGACCCGCCGGCCGCGCCGACGCTCCACCTCTCGACCGAGACGGAGATCCACGACACCTGGTTCGTCGCCTACGACGGCGGCGGGGTCGACGCCGCGAAATGTGCGCTACTGGCCGAAGAGCGCCTCCCCGGTTCTTTCTACGGCTTCTGGACGTACGACGCCGAGACTGTCGGCGAGATCATCGACTACCTCCGGACGGCGTACGCCCTCCCCGAAGCGGACGGCACCGCGACCGACGGCGGTGCGGACGAACGATAA
- a CDS encoding tripartite tricarboxylate transporter substrate-binding protein → MRSKLSRRRMLQTAGTVGLVGVAGCSGGGGGGGSGDGGSGGDGGSDGDTSVEFTDTSWRPNRNVRVIIPWGAGGGTDTMTRGVMNPAQELASEQGVNVNLTFENITGANGLNAARRVLNNPADGYTLFPSTNSISPHIATGQADFTLDDWGYVARVQHDTSWLYSSGRDGTGHDNISSLVEKAEGGDTVNIGAVGGVTGAAFAVLVAEAAGITDNTNIVTYQDAGRMTTDTISGEIDAAYGEIQELQSQYEAGDISLIVVGVEDRLDDFPDVPTTVENGWDVTYGLSRGFNVKAGTPDDATQFWSDFVQLGMGSDQYQQLEQETLLYFREGYQGPDGFRETMANEVSIYQEVVSALDM, encoded by the coding sequence ATGCGATCGAAACTCAGCAGACGGCGGATGTTGCAGACAGCAGGGACGGTTGGTCTCGTTGGCGTCGCGGGCTGTTCCGGCGGCGGGGGGGGCGGCGGCAGTGGCGACGGAGGCAGCGGCGGCGACGGCGGGAGCGATGGCGATACCAGCGTGGAGTTCACCGACACCTCGTGGCGTCCGAACCGCAACGTCCGTGTCATCATTCCGTGGGGTGCCGGCGGCGGCACCGACACCATGACACGTGGAGTCATGAACCCCGCTCAGGAGCTCGCATCCGAGCAGGGCGTCAACGTCAACCTGACCTTCGAGAACATCACCGGGGCGAACGGGCTGAACGCGGCACGCCGTGTCCTGAACAACCCCGCGGACGGCTACACGCTCTTCCCGAGTACGAACTCTATCTCCCCGCATATCGCGACGGGGCAGGCGGACTTCACGCTCGACGACTGGGGCTACGTCGCCCGCGTCCAGCACGACACCAGTTGGCTCTACTCCAGCGGTCGTGACGGCACCGGCCACGACAACATCAGCTCGCTCGTCGAGAAGGCCGAGGGCGGCGACACCGTCAACATCGGCGCCGTCGGCGGCGTCACCGGCGCGGCATTCGCCGTGCTGGTGGCCGAGGCGGCCGGCATCACCGACAACACCAACATCGTCACCTACCAGGACGCGGGCCGGATGACGACGGACACCATCTCCGGCGAAATCGACGCCGCGTACGGCGAGATCCAGGAGCTACAGTCGCAGTACGAGGCCGGCGACATCAGCCTGATCGTCGTCGGCGTCGAGGACCGACTCGACGACTTCCCGGACGTGCCGACGACCGTCGAGAACGGCTGGGACGTGACCTACGGCCTCTCGCGAGGCTTCAACGTCAAAGCGGGGACGCCGGACGATGCCACGCAGTTCTGGTCCGACTTCGTCCAGCTGGGCATGGGCAGCGACCAGTACCAGCAGCTCGAACAGGAGACACTCCTGTACTTCCGTGAGGGGTACCAGGGCCCCGATGGCTTCCGTGAGACGATGGCCAACGAGGTCTCGATCTACCAAGAAGTCGTCAGCGCGCTCGATATGTAA
- a CDS encoding tripartite tricarboxylate transporter permease produces the protein MVGGLLVGVGNGLVPLIVQDLIAGFGNVLTPFNMFLFLVGITLGMMSGAIPGLNGTMTVVLMVPITYAMAPDSGIMMLAVIYAAAVYAGSISAILFKVPGAPEAIMTTLDGYPMNQNGQLREAISTAVFASAFGGIVGTLILIFFSPVLAEFAIQLSDPEFFAVILLGLALVSTIGAGNITKATMMMCFGLFLGVFGFDPLTGVPRFTFDSNYLASGIDFIPVILGVFAFSEVLKQIQSGGNLIGGGGEGGGSDFSQATSGSMFPPLSYFKRFGRILGVNSVMGTIIGVLPGAGATTGALFGYTFGQRLVPKNVREKFGTGVPEGVAAPETANNAAASGAFVPLLTLGIPGSATTAVILAAFILHGIRPGPSLIEQQGPLVYTIFAALLLANVAILLLNKPVVKLFLQVRHIPRELLLSLIVIFTVVGAFATRNIMADLWTMFLFGVAAYYLEKYNYSVAPMVIGLVLGPLAEPSLRRSLTKAGGDWMVFFQRPVSALMIILAVFTFFIPLIMDSTQFGDRIREQLGLTEMEQ, from the coding sequence ATGGTAGGCGGTCTGCTCGTCGGGGTCGGAAACGGCCTCGTCCCGCTGATCGTCCAGGATCTGATCGCCGGGTTCGGGAACGTCCTCACACCGTTCAACATGTTCCTGTTTTTGGTCGGGATCACGCTGGGCATGATGAGCGGCGCGATTCCGGGCCTGAACGGCACGATGACCGTCGTCCTGATGGTCCCCATCACGTACGCGATGGCGCCGGACTCGGGCATCATGATGCTCGCGGTTATCTACGCGGCGGCGGTGTACGCGGGGTCGATCAGCGCCATCCTGTTCAAGGTTCCCGGCGCACCGGAAGCGATCATGACGACCCTCGATGGCTACCCGATGAACCAGAACGGGCAGTTGCGGGAAGCGATCAGTACGGCGGTGTTCGCCTCGGCCTTTGGCGGCATCGTCGGCACGCTCATCCTGATTTTCTTCTCGCCCGTCCTCGCCGAGTTCGCGATCCAACTCTCCGATCCCGAGTTCTTCGCGGTCATCCTGCTGGGCCTCGCGCTCGTCTCGACCATCGGCGCGGGCAACATCACGAAGGCGACGATGATGATGTGTTTCGGCCTCTTTCTCGGCGTGTTCGGGTTCGACCCCCTCACGGGTGTCCCCCGGTTCACGTTCGACAGTAACTACCTCGCCAGCGGGATCGACTTCATCCCCGTCATCCTCGGCGTGTTCGCGTTCTCCGAGGTGCTGAAACAGATCCAGAGCGGCGGGAACCTGATCGGTGGCGGCGGCGAGGGCGGCGGCTCCGATTTCAGCCAGGCCACGTCCGGCTCGATGTTTCCCCCGCTCAGCTACTTCAAGCGCTTCGGTCGTATCCTCGGTGTCAACTCAGTGATGGGGACTATCATCGGCGTCCTGCCCGGCGCGGGCGCGACGACGGGCGCGCTGTTCGGATACACCTTCGGTCAGCGGCTGGTGCCCAAAAACGTCCGCGAAAAGTTCGGTACCGGCGTCCCCGAGGGCGTCGCCGCCCCGGAGACGGCGAACAACGCCGCCGCGAGCGGGGCGTTCGTCCCGCTCCTGACGCTCGGCATCCCCGGCAGCGCGACCACCGCAGTCATCCTCGCGGCCTTTATTCTGCACGGCATCCGGCCCGGTCCCTCGCTGATCGAGCAGCAGGGGCCGCTGGTGTACACCATCTTCGCCGCGCTCCTGCTGGCGAACGTGGCGATTCTCCTGTTGAACAAGCCGGTCGTCAAGCTGTTCTTGCAGGTGCGGCACATCCCGCGGGAGCTGTTGTTATCGCTCATCGTCATCTTCACCGTGGTGGGGGCGTTCGCTACCCGGAACATCATGGCCGACCTGTGGACGATGTTCCTCTTCGGCGTCGCCGCCTACTACCTGGAGAAGTACAACTACTCCGTGGCACCCATGGTCATCGGCCTGGTACTGGGACCGCTGGCCGAACCCAGCTTACGCCGCAGCCTCACCAAGGCCGGTGGCGACTGGATGGTGTTCTTCCAGCGGCCGGTGTCGGCCCTGATGATCATCCTCGCGGTGTTCACGTTCTTTATCCCACTGATTATGGACAGCACACAGTTCGGTGATCGAATCCGCGAACAGCTCGGCCTAACGGAGATGGAACAATGA
- a CDS encoding tripartite tricarboxylate transporter TctB family protein, whose translation MSEKESSIETLREQAPPSVSRDIGITVLFLLFAVVFLVLSEQFAGNRISQYDPGSSLWPRAALLVIVAAGLLNLLLLYKRAQKSGESVIPSFSSEVRTLTRKQREYILAIALSVVFFLSQNYIGFFVSAPVFLFAFSYAIGYRNLLKLTVFSLVTGLVVFFLFRNVVNIALPYGTGPFREISIWAANLF comes from the coding sequence ATGAGCGAGAAAGAGAGCAGCATCGAGACGCTTCGCGAACAGGCACCGCCGAGTGTCTCCCGGGACATCGGCATCACGGTGTTGTTCCTCCTCTTCGCCGTGGTGTTTCTCGTCCTCTCGGAGCAGTTCGCGGGCAACCGCATCTCGCAGTACGATCCCGGCTCGTCCCTCTGGCCGCGCGCGGCGCTGCTCGTCATCGTCGCCGCCGGCCTGTTGAACCTCCTCTTGCTCTACAAACGGGCACAGAAGAGCGGCGAGTCCGTCATCCCCTCGTTCTCCAGCGAAGTGAGGACTCTCACGAGGAAACAGCGGGAGTACATCCTCGCCATCGCGCTCTCCGTCGTGTTCTTCCTCTCGCAGAACTACATCGGCTTTTTTGTCTCGGCGCCGGTCTTCCTGTTCGCGTTCTCCTACGCCATCGGCTACCGCAACCTTCTGAAGCTGACGGTGTTCAGCCTCGTGACCGGACTCGTCGTCTTCTTCCTCTTCCGGAACGTGGTGAACATCGCACTCCCGTACGGTACGGGACCGTTCCGCGAGATCAGCATCTGGGCCGCGAACCTGTTCTGA
- a CDS encoding CaiB/BaiF CoA transferase family protein, producing MRGTGPLSDLTVVELTVHRAAPFCGALLADMGADVIKVERPGVGDPARSQGVGPDGKSAYFMVNNRNKKSVTLDLKSEAGQEAVLELLADADVFIENFSLGVPERLGVGYEDVRAVNDDIIYASIKGYGKTGPLKEKKGLDLILQAEGGIMSVTGPEGGDPVKVGQALGDLNTGLLTTIGILARLYERERTGEGGEFDVGLYDAVVSFLNEYITNYSMTGDVPGPQGTSHQTSVPYQLFETKDSHIVTGVGSDERWGDFVEAIGREELADYPTNADRVEQQETVVSIIQEEFRAETTDYWLDRLTEYGFPNGPMNNVEDVVENEQSEARGLVEEHDDPDWGECLMPGHPIHFPDHDTSIRSPAPRLGDDVDEVFGAVADEEQVEAWREGGAFGDDR from the coding sequence ATGAGAGGCACTGGTCCACTGTCCGATCTGACCGTCGTCGAACTCACCGTCCACCGGGCGGCGCCGTTCTGTGGCGCCCTCCTCGCCGACATGGGCGCCGACGTGATCAAAGTGGAGCGGCCGGGTGTCGGCGACCCGGCGCGCAGTCAGGGCGTCGGCCCCGACGGGAAGTCCGCGTACTTCATGGTGAACAACCGTAACAAGAAGTCGGTCACGCTCGACCTGAAATCCGAGGCTGGGCAGGAGGCGGTGCTCGAACTCCTCGCCGACGCCGACGTGTTCATCGAGAACTTCTCGCTGGGCGTCCCCGAGCGACTCGGGGTCGGGTACGAGGACGTGCGCGCGGTCAACGACGACATCATCTACGCCAGCATCAAGGGCTACGGGAAGACCGGCCCGCTGAAAGAGAAGAAAGGGCTCGATCTGATCCTCCAGGCCGAGGGCGGCATCATGAGCGTCACGGGTCCCGAGGGCGGCGACCCCGTGAAGGTGGGACAGGCACTCGGCGACCTCAACACCGGCCTACTCACCACCATCGGCATCCTCGCGCGCCTCTACGAGCGCGAGCGAACCGGCGAGGGCGGCGAGTTCGACGTTGGACTGTACGACGCCGTGGTGTCGTTCCTCAACGAGTACATCACCAACTACTCGATGACCGGCGACGTGCCGGGTCCCCAGGGCACGAGTCACCAGACCTCCGTGCCGTACCAGCTATTCGAGACGAAGGACAGCCACATCGTGACCGGCGTCGGGAGCGACGAGCGCTGGGGCGACTTCGTCGAGGCGATCGGGCGCGAGGAACTCGCCGACTACCCGACCAACGCCGACCGCGTCGAACAGCAAGAGACCGTCGTCTCCATCATCCAAGAGGAGTTCCGCGCGGAGACGACCGACTACTGGCTCGATCGACTCACCGAGTACGGCTTCCCCAACGGCCCGATGAACAACGTCGAGGACGTCGTCGAGAACGAACAGAGCGAGGCGCGCGGACTCGTCGAGGAACACGACGACCCCGACTGGGGCGAGTGTCTCATGCCCGGGCATCCGATCCACTTCCCCGACCACGACACGTCGATCCGGTCGCCGGCGCCGCGACTCGGCGACGATGTCGACGAAGTCTTCGGCGCCGTCGCCGACGAGGAGCAAGTCGAGGCGTGGCGTGAGGGCGGCGCCTTCGGCGACGACCGATAG
- a CDS encoding sugar phosphate isomerase/epimerase family protein — translation MSLRERIGVDTGQRLSIAAAVEWAADNDVHYVDVCLDGTPIDPDGYDDEVASIRATCAENDVSLGLHTLSAVNVAETSAHIADAVDDYLRAYVDIGDLVGADRIIVHGGYHFTDDREDRVAASKARLRRAIEYAADAHPDLLLENHNVEPDTSEMHYVPVTLEEVTDYFDALAAPNLGWAFNPPHARQFPADIEGYFEALGPDICGEVRLNDNDGEIEEHLAPGEGTLDFDAMFQLIESSGYDGHYMLAFGTLEDMLDGREYLLERYSGLPSA, via the coding sequence ATGAGCCTCAGAGAGCGGATCGGCGTCGACACCGGACAGCGACTGAGCATCGCGGCGGCCGTCGAGTGGGCGGCCGACAACGACGTTCACTACGTCGACGTCTGTCTCGACGGGACGCCAATCGACCCCGACGGCTACGACGACGAGGTGGCGTCGATCCGGGCGACCTGCGCGGAAAACGACGTGAGCCTCGGCCTCCACACGCTGTCGGCGGTGAACGTCGCCGAAACGTCGGCACACATCGCCGACGCCGTCGATGACTACCTGCGTGCGTACGTCGACATCGGCGACCTGGTCGGGGCGGACCGGATCATCGTCCACGGCGGCTACCACTTCACCGACGACCGCGAGGACCGAGTCGCGGCGAGCAAGGCCCGCCTCCGCCGGGCCATCGAGTACGCCGCGGACGCCCACCCCGACCTCCTCCTCGAGAACCACAACGTCGAACCCGACACCTCCGAGATGCATTACGTCCCCGTCACCCTCGAGGAGGTGACCGACTACTTCGACGCTCTCGCGGCCCCGAATCTGGGCTGGGCGTTCAATCCACCCCACGCTCGCCAGTTCCCGGCGGACATCGAGGGCTACTTCGAGGCGCTGGGGCCGGACATCTGTGGCGAAGTCCGCCTCAACGACAACGACGGAGAGATAGAGGAACATCTCGCCCCCGGCGAGGGCACCCTCGATTTCGACGCGATGTTCCAACTGATCGAGAGCAGCGGCTACGACGGCCACTACATGCTCGCGTTCGGCACGCTGGAGGATATGCTCGACGGGCGGGAGTACTTGCTGGAGCGGTATTCGGGGCTTCCGAGCGCTTGA